In Mycolicibacterium alvei, a single window of DNA contains:
- a CDS encoding helix-turn-helix domain-containing protein, with the protein MPALPQTCCPTVWLWPGQALYSGPGMGLQPHSGSVWCLAFGVDGPLTVTIQGNEIVARSVLIPPRLTHHLAMKGGLVSCYLDPGSPRTVSCREQFTEFRHSIGVGHDAETALTAAPADDDAAQRWLDLAAPDTPHRIDPRIELVAKQIRDNPAEAVSAYEFATAAGLSESRFLHLFRREAGTSLRRYRMWSRLVAAGSAVAAGQSLTTAAADSGFASPSHLADSFKTTFGLSATQLLSTGLRIRTP; encoded by the coding sequence ATGCCGGCGCTTCCACAAACCTGCTGTCCCACGGTGTGGTTGTGGCCCGGGCAGGCGCTGTACTCCGGACCCGGAATGGGTTTGCAACCGCACTCCGGATCGGTGTGGTGCCTGGCCTTCGGCGTCGACGGACCTCTGACAGTGACGATTCAGGGCAATGAGATCGTGGCGCGCAGTGTGTTGATCCCACCACGACTCACCCATCACCTTGCGATGAAGGGCGGGTTGGTGTCGTGCTATCTGGATCCCGGTTCGCCGCGGACCGTATCGTGCCGTGAGCAATTCACCGAATTCCGACACAGCATCGGTGTCGGTCATGACGCCGAGACCGCGCTGACGGCGGCACCGGCGGACGACGACGCCGCCCAGCGCTGGCTGGACCTGGCTGCCCCGGACACGCCACATCGGATCGATCCACGGATCGAATTGGTGGCCAAGCAGATTCGTGACAATCCGGCGGAGGCGGTATCGGCATATGAGTTCGCGACGGCTGCGGGGTTGTCCGAGTCGCGGTTCCTGCATCTGTTCCGCCGCGAGGCCGGGACCAGTCTTCGCCGCTACCGGATGTGGAGCAGGCTTGTCGCGGCAGGAAGCGCCGTGGCGGCCGGCCAGAGCCTGACCACCGCCGCCGCCGATTCCGGGTTCGCCAGCCCGTCACACCTGGCCGACAGCTTCAAGACCACGTTCGGGCTATCGGCCACACAGCTGCTCTCGACGGGACTGCGCATCCGCACACCGTGA
- a CDS encoding flavin-containing monooxygenase: MGGARRAADPDYSDVLIVGAGISGLGAAYRVHEKNPGLTYTVLERRERIGGTWDLFRYPGIRSDSDIFTLSFPYQPWTKPENVADGADIRDYLTETAREHGIDRHIRFNTHVLSADWDSSTDTWTVETEQDGQARIYRCRYLFFGTGYYNYDEPYTPEFPGVETFGGEVVHPQFWPESLDYSGKRVVVIGSGATAVSLVPALAQQASHVTMLQRSPTYMVAADRIVPSVQTIRKILPRKLSHQVVRFRNAMIHVLSYFFFRSAPDLGRSFLRKKLTAALPEGYPVDVHFKPRYKPWDQRLCLVLDGDLFGHISDGRVDVVTDHVDHIDATGIVLKSGGRVDADVIVTATGLQLQALGGTRLAVDGQEVKPTERFVYKEFLLEDVPNLAWCIGYTNASWTLRSDMTARAFANLLAYMGAHGYTHAYPHKGAAPMPEKRTWDLEAGYIQRSEHALPRSGTKRPWHVRHNYLLDAIDHRFDRIDESMVFGRAPAAESAAS, encoded by the coding sequence ATGGGCGGTGCTCGCCGTGCTGCGGATCCGGACTATTCGGATGTGCTCATCGTCGGGGCCGGGATCTCGGGTTTGGGCGCGGCCTACCGGGTGCATGAGAAGAACCCCGGACTGACGTACACGGTGCTGGAACGCCGGGAGCGGATCGGCGGCACCTGGGACCTGTTCCGGTATCCCGGGATCCGCTCGGACAGCGACATCTTCACGCTGAGCTTCCCGTATCAACCCTGGACCAAGCCCGAAAACGTCGCCGACGGCGCCGATATTCGCGACTACCTGACCGAGACCGCCCGGGAGCACGGTATCGACCGCCACATCCGGTTCAACACCCATGTGTTGTCGGCGGATTGGGATTCGAGCACCGACACCTGGACCGTCGAGACGGAGCAGGACGGCCAGGCCAGGATCTACCGATGCCGGTACCTGTTCTTCGGCACCGGCTACTACAACTATGACGAGCCGTACACCCCGGAGTTTCCGGGTGTCGAGACCTTCGGCGGCGAGGTGGTGCACCCGCAGTTCTGGCCCGAGTCGCTGGATTACTCGGGTAAGCGGGTCGTGGTGATCGGCAGTGGGGCGACCGCGGTCAGTCTGGTACCCGCGCTGGCGCAGCAGGCTTCGCACGTGACGATGCTGCAACGCTCACCGACCTACATGGTGGCAGCGGACCGCATCGTTCCGTCGGTGCAGACCATCCGTAAAATATTGCCGCGCAAGTTATCTCACCAGGTTGTGCGGTTCCGCAACGCGATGATCCACGTGCTGAGCTATTTCTTCTTCCGCTCGGCCCCCGATCTCGGTCGCAGCTTCCTGCGCAAGAAGCTCACGGCGGCGCTGCCCGAGGGGTATCCGGTCGACGTGCATTTCAAGCCGCGGTACAAACCATGGGATCAGCGGTTGTGCCTGGTGCTCGACGGGGATCTGTTCGGGCACATCAGCGATGGTCGGGTCGACGTCGTCACCGATCACGTCGATCACATCGACGCCACGGGCATCGTGTTGAAATCCGGTGGGCGGGTGGATGCCGACGTGATCGTCACCGCGACCGGCCTGCAACTGCAGGCGCTCGGCGGCACCCGCCTCGCGGTCGATGGTCAGGAGGTCAAGCCGACCGAACGGTTCGTCTACAAGGAGTTTCTGCTCGAGGACGTGCCGAACCTGGCCTGGTGCATCGGCTATACCAACGCGTCGTGGACGCTGCGGTCCGACATGACCGCGCGGGCGTTTGCGAACCTGTTGGCGTACATGGGTGCTCACGGTTACACCCATGCCTACCCGCACAAGGGCGCGGCACCGATGCCGGAGAAGCGGACCTGGGATCTCGAGGCCGGCTACATCCAGCGTTCCGAGCACGCGCTGCCGCGTTCGGGCACCAAGCGGCCGTGGCACGTGCGGCACAACTATCTGCTGGATGCCATCGACCACCGCTTCGACCGCATCGACGAGTCGATGGTCTTCGGCCGCGCGCCCGCTGCCGAGTCGGCTGCTTCCTGA
- a CDS encoding alpha/beta fold hydrolase, with the protein MTLPPLPPGRTVQVRAVDGVRLHAEVFGPEDGYPIVLAHGITCAIGVWAHQIADLATDHRVIAYDHRGHGRSEAPRGRHRYSLNHLAADLDAVLDATLKPGERAVIAGHSMGGIAITSWSQRYPAQVAARADAVALINTTTGDLVRDVKLLRVPAPLASTRVLAAGTAIRTFGGTRIPRLIDRPNKRFVAHLAVGRDADPWVAEFIYQLFAETPSAGRGGWARTLVNGLGAQHISLQNLSVPTLVVGSTKDRLLPINAARRIAAEAPNLSAFVEMPGGHCAILECPSQVNAQLRALAASVTSPEADIR; encoded by the coding sequence CCCGAGGACGGCTACCCGATCGTGCTGGCCCACGGCATCACCTGTGCGATCGGGGTCTGGGCCCATCAGATCGCCGATCTGGCTACCGACCACCGGGTCATTGCCTATGACCATCGCGGGCACGGCCGCAGCGAGGCTCCACGCGGGCGCCACCGCTACAGCCTCAACCACCTCGCCGCCGACCTGGACGCAGTGCTCGATGCCACGCTGAAGCCCGGTGAACGGGCCGTCATCGCCGGGCATTCGATGGGCGGCATCGCGATCACCTCGTGGTCGCAGCGCTATCCGGCCCAGGTGGCGGCCCGGGCCGACGCGGTCGCACTGATCAACACCACCACCGGGGATCTGGTGCGCGACGTGAAATTGCTGAGAGTGCCTGCGCCGTTGGCATCGACGCGCGTCCTGGCCGCGGGTACGGCGATCCGGACCTTCGGCGGTACCCGCATCCCGCGGCTCATCGACCGGCCCAACAAGCGTTTCGTCGCGCACCTGGCGGTGGGCCGTGACGCCGACCCGTGGGTGGCGGAGTTCATCTATCAACTGTTCGCCGAGACTCCGTCGGCCGGACGCGGCGGCTGGGCCCGCACTCTGGTCAACGGGCTGGGTGCGCAACACATCTCGCTGCAGAACCTGTCGGTGCCCACGCTGGTGGTCGGCAGCACCAAGGACCGCTTGCTGCCGATCAACGCCGCCCGCCGCATCGCCGCCGAGGCTCCGAACCTGAGTGCTTTCGTCGAGATGCCCGGTGGACACTGCGCCATTCTGGAATGCCCGTCACAGGTGAACGCCCAGTTGCGGGCGCTGGCCGCATCGGTGACGTCACCTGAGGCAGACATTCGGTAA
- a CDS encoding DUF4345 domain-containing protein codes for MSGPLDREVIVTFAVIAVVGVFFACMGVYALAAPKAILRPFDYDLRTAAARAEVRGVYGGFGIAIAAVLAYAAVAPGEVRTGILLTVGAALAGMAVGRALSAVFDERTAFYPNWFYCLVEAAGAAALFWAA; via the coding sequence ATGAGCGGACCACTTGATCGGGAGGTTATCGTGACTTTTGCTGTGATCGCCGTCGTCGGCGTGTTCTTCGCCTGCATGGGTGTGTATGCGCTGGCAGCGCCGAAGGCGATTCTGCGGCCGTTCGACTACGATCTCAGAACCGCCGCGGCCCGCGCGGAAGTGCGTGGCGTGTATGGCGGTTTCGGTATCGCCATTGCTGCGGTGCTGGCCTACGCGGCTGTGGCGCCGGGGGAGGTGCGCACCGGCATACTGCTCACCGTCGGCGCCGCACTGGCGGGGATGGCAGTCGGCCGCGCTCTTTCCGCCGTGTTCGACGAGCGGACGGCCTTCTACCCCAATTGGTTCTACTGCCTGGTCGAGGCGGCCGGCGCGGCCGCGCTGTTTTGGGCCGCCTAG
- a CDS encoding flavin monoamine oxidase family protein produces the protein MSIPTSTDVVVVGAGFAGLTAARALLRLGHEVVVLEGRDRVGGRSSTTTVAGVPVDLGGTFVGPTQDAVLALADELGCRSVPTYDRGKNLILWHGRVRSYRSTIPRLSMMELFDVSRIQWRFERLSRLIRVKEPWNSANAQKLDELTLEQWLRSVGANASTRNLMAIMSRVTWGAEPDEVSMLHAARYVKAAGGLDRMLDVRGGAQQERFPEGTQQIAWKMAEELGDRVVLSAPVNRIERHDDGTVAVSCPSGVVRARAVIVAIPPQHRTGIEFSPALPEPYTELAANWPQGNLSKAYAAYEKPFWRTNGCSGEALSDEGPVFITFDVSPGDGGPGILLGFTDARTFDRLPPAERREQALAGFAALFGDAALKPIDYLDHCWSAEQFAPGGPTAAVPPGSWTQYGKWLREPVDAIHWAGTETADRWTGFLDGAVRSGQRAATEVADRLTG, from the coding sequence GTGAGTATCCCAACCAGCACCGACGTTGTCGTGGTGGGCGCCGGCTTCGCCGGCCTGACCGCCGCCCGCGCCCTGCTCCGGCTCGGACACGAGGTGGTGGTGCTCGAGGGTCGGGACCGGGTGGGGGGTCGCTCGTCGACCACCACGGTCGCCGGGGTGCCGGTCGACCTGGGCGGCACGTTCGTCGGCCCCACCCAGGACGCGGTGCTGGCGCTGGCCGACGAGCTCGGATGCCGCTCCGTGCCCACCTATGACCGCGGCAAGAACCTGATCCTCTGGCACGGGCGGGTCCGGTCCTATCGCAGCACGATCCCGCGGCTGTCGATGATGGAACTGTTCGACGTGTCCCGTATCCAGTGGCGCTTCGAACGCCTGAGCCGCCTGATCCGGGTGAAAGAGCCGTGGAACAGTGCGAACGCCCAGAAGCTCGATGAGCTGACCCTGGAACAGTGGCTGCGCTCGGTGGGCGCCAACGCCTCGACCCGCAACCTGATGGCGATCATGTCCCGAGTCACGTGGGGCGCCGAGCCCGACGAGGTGTCGATGCTGCACGCCGCCCGCTACGTCAAGGCCGCGGGCGGGCTCGACCGCATGCTCGACGTCCGGGGCGGCGCCCAGCAGGAGCGCTTTCCCGAAGGCACCCAGCAGATCGCGTGGAAGATGGCCGAGGAACTCGGCGATCGGGTGGTGCTCAGCGCCCCGGTGAACCGCATCGAGCGACACGACGACGGCACCGTGGCGGTGAGTTGTCCGTCCGGCGTGGTTCGGGCACGCGCGGTGATCGTGGCGATCCCGCCGCAGCACCGGACCGGGATCGAGTTCAGCCCGGCACTGCCCGAGCCCTACACCGAACTAGCCGCCAACTGGCCGCAGGGCAACCTCAGCAAGGCCTACGCCGCCTACGAGAAGCCGTTCTGGCGCACCAACGGATGCTCGGGCGAGGCATTGTCCGACGAGGGGCCGGTGTTCATCACGTTCGACGTCAGCCCGGGTGACGGTGGTCCCGGCATCCTGCTGGGTTTTACCGACGCCCGAACCTTCGACCGGCTGCCACCGGCGGAGCGCCGCGAGCAGGCCCTGGCCGGGTTCGCCGCCCTGTTCGGCGATGCCGCCCTGAAACCGATCGATTACCTCGATCACTGTTGGAGCGCAGAACAATTCGCGCCGGGCGGACCGACCGCGGCGGTGCCGCCGGGATCGTGGACGCAGTACGGTAAGTGGCTACGGGAACCGGTGGACGCGATCCACTGGGCCGGCACCGAAACCGCGGACAGGTGGACCGGTTTCCTCGACGGGGCGGTCCGGTCCGGTCAGCGTGCGGCCACCGAGGTGGCCGACCGCCTCACCGGCTGA
- a CDS encoding TIGR03617 family F420-dependent LLM class oxidoreductase produces the protein MTALFGPRDAIGRAAALREAGASGVFTFEGPHDVFTPLTLASTVGDLDLMTNVAIAFPRNPIHLAHQAVDHQILSGGRFTLGLGTQIRTQIEKRFGADFDRPVARMSEFVAALRTIFAAWDTGERLDFRGEYYRHTLMTPTFTPQDNPYGPPPIYVGALGPRLTRATAQFADGLLVMPFGSKRFLHEATLPAVRDGLAAAGRDEADLAIVPEIIVSVGDDHDAARRLLAFYGSTPAYRPVLDAHGWGDLQPELNALSKQGRWQEMGSLIDDEVLHTIAACGSPADIAAHIRERVAGVSDRICLYQPGPIAVDSLAQIVDALRD, from the coding sequence ATGACAGCACTGTTCGGTCCGCGAGACGCGATCGGTCGGGCCGCGGCCCTACGTGAGGCCGGTGCCAGTGGGGTGTTCACCTTTGAAGGCCCCCACGATGTGTTCACCCCCTTGACGCTGGCCAGCACCGTCGGGGATCTGGACCTGATGACCAATGTGGCAATTGCGTTTCCCCGTAACCCGATTCACCTGGCGCACCAGGCCGTCGACCACCAGATCCTTTCCGGCGGGCGTTTCACCCTGGGCCTCGGCACCCAGATCCGTACGCAGATCGAGAAGCGATTCGGTGCGGACTTCGACCGGCCGGTGGCCCGGATGTCCGAGTTCGTCGCGGCGCTGCGGACGATCTTCGCGGCCTGGGACACCGGCGAGCGGCTGGATTTTCGAGGCGAGTACTACCGGCACACCCTGATGACGCCCACGTTCACCCCTCAGGACAACCCGTACGGTCCGCCGCCGATCTATGTCGGTGCGCTGGGCCCCCGGCTCACCCGGGCCACCGCACAATTCGCCGACGGCCTGCTGGTCATGCCGTTCGGTTCCAAGCGGTTCCTGCACGAGGCGACCCTGCCCGCGGTGCGTGACGGGCTCGCGGCCGCCGGGCGTGACGAAGCGGACCTGGCGATCGTCCCGGAGATCATCGTGTCGGTCGGGGACGATCACGATGCGGCGCGACGACTGCTGGCTTTCTACGGTTCCACCCCGGCCTATCGGCCGGTACTCGACGCGCACGGCTGGGGCGATCTGCAGCCAGAGCTCAACGCGCTGTCCAAACAGGGCCGTTGGCAGGAGATGGGTTCGCTGATCGACGACGAGGTGCTGCATACCATCGCGGCGTGCGGTAGCCCCGCCGACATCGCCGCCCACATCCGTGAGCGCGTGGCCGGGGTTTCCGATCGGATCTGCCTGTATCAGCCGGGTCCGATCGCAGTGGATTCGCTTGCCCAGATCGTTGACGCACTGCGCGACTGA